One genomic window of Solanum stenotomum isolate F172 chromosome 9, ASM1918654v1, whole genome shotgun sequence includes the following:
- the LOC125875879 gene encoding peroxisomal 2,4-dienoyl-CoA reductase [(3E)-enoyl-CoA-producing], translating to MECVSPFKSDILKGKVALLTGGGSGIGLEISTQFGKHGASVAIMGRRKAVLDSAVSYLQSFGIPAIGLQGDVRKQEDAKRVVELTVKQFGKLDILVNAAAGNFLVSPEDLSPNGFRTVLDIDSVGTFTMCHEALNYIKKGGPGRSSMSGGMILNISATLHYTASWYQIHVAAAKAAVDAVTRNLALEWGTDYDIRVNGIAPGPIGDTAGMRKLGPEEISNKSKEYMPLYKLGEKYDIAMAALYLASDAGKYINGTIMPVDGGLWLSRPRHLPKDAVKELSRTVEKKSRNAPVGVPPSKL from the exons ATGGAGTGCGTGTCTCCTTTCAAATCAGACATACTCAAAGGGAAAGTAGCACTATTGACCGGAGGCGGTTCCGGCATCGGCCTTGAGATCTCCACACAGTTCGGCAAACATGGTGCCTCCGTTGCCATCATGGGACGCCGCAAGGCCGTCCTCGACTCCGCCGTCTCCTACCTTCAATCCTTTGGTATTCCG GCAATTGGCTTGCAGGGGGACGTCCGCAAGCAAGAAGATGCAAAAAGAGTTGTAGAGTTAACTGTCAAACAGTTTGGGAAGCTCGACATTCTTGTTAATGCTGCAGCTGGCAATTTCCTTGTGTCTCCTGAGGATTTGTCTCCTAATGGCTTCAGGACAG TACTAGATATTGATTCTGTTGGTACATTCACTATGTGCCATGAGGCACTTAACTATATCAAGAAAGGGGGACCTGGGAGGAGTTCGATGTCTGGTGGAATGATACTGAACATCAGTGCTACTTTGCATTACACTGCATCTTGGTATCAAATCCATGTAGCTGCTGCCAAG GCTGCTGTTGATGCAGTCACTAGAAATTTGGCTCTAGAATGGGGCACAGACTATGATATTAGGGTCAATGGTATTGCACCAGGCCCTATAGGTGATACTGCTGGCATGCGTAAACTTGGACCGGAAGAGATAAGCAATAAGAGCAAAGAATACATGCCTTTGTACAAACTTGGGGAGAAATATGATATTGCCATGGCTGCTCTGTACCTTGCGTCAGATGCTG GCAAATACATCAACGGAACCATCATGCCTGTCGATGGAGGACTCTGGCTTAGCAGACCTCGACATCTACCTAAAGATGCAGTTAAAGAGCTCTCTCGAACAGTggagaagaaatcaagaaatgcaCCAGTAGGAGTTCCTCCCAGTAAGCTTTGA